In Brevinematales bacterium, the genomic window AGGTATATATCGGGTCGAAGAGCGGGAGCCTGTACTGTCTCGACGGGAAGAGCGGTAAACTGATATGGGAATACAAGACCTCCGATTGGATTGAAGCCGCGCCGTGTATGGCGGACGGAAAACTGTTCTTCGGGGGATACGACGGCAATTTCTATTGCCTCTCCGCCGGGGACGGCAGCCTCCTATGGAAATTCGACGCCGGGAGTAAAATAGATTCCAGCGCGTGCATAGCCGGCGGGAAAGTCTATTTCGGCACGGAGGGCGGTACGATCTTCTGTCTCGACTCCGGCACCCCTCAGGGTATCTCCGCCGGGAACGCCGTATCCGGCCAGCAATATTAATAAATCCTATCGTTCATATCGTTTCCGGTATTGATAATCTTCCGCAATAGGGATATAATACCTGCGGAGGCGAATATGAAATCTTTTATCATTCTCCCGTTATTTTTCATGCTTTTTATCGTTAGCCCGTCTTACACGCTCATTAAAAAATTCACCGTTCAGATGGAATCCCGGACGATCGACGTGCGGATCAGCTATAAGGCCGGGATGGAAAAATGGGCGGATTATTTCATCGGGGTGACGAAGAATTATCTTCCCGCGGTCGAGAAGTATTTCGGGCAGGGTATCCCCATCCCCAAGAGTTTTACCATATACGGCGAGGATAAGACCTATTATCAGGGAAAGCGGGTCGGCGGAAAGAACGACGGTAAGGATGTTTTCGTCGAGTACGGGATTACCCAGATCGGGAATCCGTCGCTTCTGTTCCATGAAATCAACCACTTCCTGTTCCCGATACCCCCGGGCGACGAATGGTGTATCGAGGGCGCGGTGAGTTTTCTCCCGGCGGCGATGCTCGAAACGGGATACCTCGACCCCGCTGATGTGACTTATAAAAGTATATACGTCCATTGGGGATTGCACCAGCTTCTTCCCGAAAACGCGCCCGATCTTCCGGTATACCCGGATTTCAGGAATTACGATGTCAAGGGGGAAAGTTTCGATACGGGATGTTTCTATACGAAGACGTTTAAGGTGCAGTATCTCATTAATAAGGAACTCGGCGCGAAATCCTACCGCGAGTTCCTTCTCATCCTGATGAACCGCTCCATGTCTGCGGGCGACCTGAAATTCATCCCCGCCGCGTTGAATAGTCTCAAGGAGAAGGACTGGAAGGGTTTCCTGTCCGGGTGGGTGTATAAAGGGAAATATCCCGCGCTCTCGCTCCAATCGTTTTCCGACGGCGACCGCGACGGGCTGATCGATATAGACGAGATATACGGGAACACGGACTATAAGAATCCCGATACCGACGGGGACATGATTCCCGACGGGGCGGAGATTGCGCTTGGCATCGATCCCCTGAAGGCGGACACGCCGGACACGGTGAAGAAATACGCGCCGTTTACGGACGGCCTTCCCTATGAATGGAGCAGTATTACCGCGTTGAAAAATTATGACGCTGTCGGCGACGGAGATAAAAAAGCGGGATTCGATTTCACCGAGATGCAGTATACGTTCAGGGAGAATTACCTCTTCGTATGCGTTCTGAATCAGTATCATTTCACCCCTCAGAAGAATTATATGTTCGATATCCTGATAGATACCGATTTCGACGGGAAATCCGACTATGAGCAGGCATTTATGCTCCCTTCGCCCGCCGCGCATTGGATCTACCGCGACGGCGTAAAAAATTCGTTCAATCCGACTAATTCCCAATGCTCATGGAATACCTTCAAGCAGGCGGACGGTGAAACCGGTACGTGCTTCGAGATGAAAATACCGCTGGATGAAATAGGCTCGCCGAAAGCGCTGCAAATCCTGCCTATCATTCGCAACATGGATACCGCTAAAAATTTTGACGAGTGGGGCGGGTGGATCGAGATATTAAAGTTCGACGCAAATACCCCGTTCGGGGATATAGTCAAAAAGTACGGCATCATCATCGACGGGATAGACAGCGAATGGGCGGGTATCGATTCGGCGGAGTACGTCGATAAGGATATTCTGAAAGTTTCCGAAGGAGCGTTCGATCTGGACAGCGTCAAACTCTACCAATCGGGGGATAACCTCTATGTAGTGGCTAAGACCATGAATGATGCGTTCCCGAAGCGCGAGGTGTTTTTCACGGTGCGGATAGATACCGATGGGGACGGCCATACCGATATGGAAGCGTCAACCGGCCTGAAATCCCCGGGATACCCGTTCGTATACTTTTACTCGATAGAGAACTGGAAGACAATTCCGGGACAGAAGTCGGCTTGGCACGACTGTATCGAAATGCTGATCCCGTGCAAGGAACTCAAGCTGCCGAAGAAATTTAAAATATCGCCGATGTTCTGGGATAACGAGAAGAAGAAGACGCTCGACGAATGGAGCGGATGGATCGATATCCAGTTGAACTAAATACCGGGAATTCCGGCTTATTTCAGCCAGCCGTGCTCCTTGTACCATTTCAATGTCTCGGCGAGCCCCTGTTCGAGTTCGGTATCGCACTTGAACCCGAAGTCCTTTCGCGCCTCCTGGCAACTGACCAGCCAGTACTTTTTTATACTCTCGTTGACTTTACTGCCGGAAAAAAACACCGACCGCCCGGTGACCTTCGCGAAAATATCCGAGAAAAGCCCCCAGATACGGAACAGGATGGGGGGGGTAAAAAAGAATTTGGCGCGTATGCCCATCACTTTCGATAACGTATCGGCGAAGCCCCGCCATGTATAATTTGTCTCGTTCGCGAGAAAATAGGTCTTCCCGGCGGTCTTTTCGGATAACGACGCGTCGATGGCGGCATTGATCAGGTCGAAAATATAGATCAGGTTAAGCTGGCGTTTACCTAGTCCCAGAACGGGTTTCAGGTGAAACATCGCGATACTGTTATAGTACTTGAAGAACTCGCGGTCGCCGGGGCCGTATACGGAAACCGGGCGGATGATGGTATAGGGAATGTTCGCGGGATGGCATCGCACCAGCGCTTCGGCGGCGGCTTTGCTTTTACCGTATAGGCTCACGGGAGCGCAGGCGTTATTTTCCTGCGCGGGGTGCAGGGCGTCGGAGGCGGGATATCCGGCCGCCTGGCTGCTGAAGAAAACGAACCGCTTGAGACGGGTTTCGCATTTCGCGACCGCGTCCAGTAGATTGAGCGTACCCGTGACATTAACGGAATAAAATTCCTTTCG contains:
- a CDS encoding NAD-dependent epimerase/dehydratase family protein, coding for MGNTALKVLVTGGTGFIGPRLIEELVRRGYSVRCLRRVHNKHHPNNLPDSVEIFEGDLFDKEMLCEAVEGIDIIYHTAALVKALGRKEFYSVNVTGTLNLLDAVAKCETRLKRFVFFSSQAAGYPASDALHPAQENNACAPVSLYGKSKAAAEALVRCHPANIPYTIIRPVSVYGPGDREFFKYYNSIAMFHLKPVLGLGKRQLNLIYIFDLINAAIDASLSEKTAGKTYFLANETNYTWRGFADTLSKVMGIRAKFFFTPPILFRIWGLFSDIFAKVTGRSVFFSGSKVNESIKKYWLVSCQEARKDFGFKCDTELEQGLAETLKWYKEHGWLK